In Terriglobus aquaticus, the genomic window CTGACCTTGTCGATTGTTTGTGTTCGTGGACGGATTGAAGAGTCCGAAGCTTCCATTCGACAGGTCGGTGTTGGTGCCGCCCGCCAGATAGGTCCGGTTTAGCAAGTTGAAGTAATCCATCTTCAAGGTGAACCGGTAACGCTCGGTCAGGAAGAAGCTCTTCTCCAAACTTGCAGCCTCATTGTAGTAATTGGGGCTGCGCAACTCGGAGTAGTTTCTCTTCGCCGTACCGATGACGTACTGGCTACCCGTCGAGGTGAAGGCCGCGGGATTGAAGATTTGCGGAGCGCTGCCCTGCTTGCCGCCAATCAGGAATTTCTTCACCAGATCGTAGCTCGCCGTCTTCAGAGGCACGCTTGCATTTCGGTTCGGGCGGTTGAAGCCGTTGAGTGGACTAGAGCCATCCACAACGCCAAACGGTGTTCCCTGTTCGTAATCAAGGATCCAGCCGATCTTCCAGCCGCCGGTAAGCTGGCCGGTAACTCCCTTGTTGTTCAGGAATGGCTTGCCAGGACCAAGCGGCAGTTCATACGTGCCGCTCACTTTCAACGTGTTCGGCTCATCGGCGCCTGAGATCGACCACTCGGGCCTCTGATCGTATTTGTTGATGCCACCATTGACAAAACTGCTGAAGCCGCTGCTGGCATTATCCAGCGAACGGGACAGCGTGTAGCCCACCAGAAACGACAGGCCGTTGCTCAGGTGCTTATCTACCTCGACTTGAAGGCTCTGATAGTACGCGGTACCGAAACCCTCGAAGTTGTTCATGATGTTATTGAACTGAGGGTAGGGCCGCAGCGCTTGCGCCACCGTCGCGCTGCCGCCGAAGTCCTTGACGAAGTTGCCGTAGGGCAAGTTCACGCCGTCTAGCTGCGTTTGCCCTGGCTGGAAGACATCGGCAAGTTTGGCGCCCAGCGCCAGATACTTCGGATCGAGTTGGTCGATTGGGTTCAGGTTGCTGGGCAAGTGGATTACCCGGTTGCCAACCCACGACGCTGTCAGGAAGGTACGGAACGGCAACTGGCGCTGCACATTCACGTTCCACTGCTGGCTGTATGGGGCAAAGCCGTCGGTGGAGGTGTTCAGAGCGTTGACATTCTGCCCGTTGCCTAAGCTCGGGTTATACGGGGTGGCTTGGGGGTTCGGCAGCGGATTGCCGTCCCATTGCCCGTATGAGGAGGTGTAGCTGTTGGTCGTGCCTCTCACAAACGAGCCGACCAGCAGGTTGCCGTAGTTTACGGCGACCTTGTTGGTGCCGTACTCGTATGCGCCACCGTTCAAGAAGGCAAGCGAGAAGCCGCCCTGAACCACGGTCTTGTCATTCAGCTTGTAGGCAAAGCCAAGGCGCGGTCCAAAGTGGCCGAAGTGAGTGCCCACTCGAGATGGCTGACCGTTGTAACCGAGACGGCTGACCGCTCCGAACAACGGTTGGCCACCAAGATTGACGGCGGAAGGGTTCTGCACGTTGGCGTCGAAGTAGACAACGTTCTGATGCACTTCTGTGAATGGTACCTGGATGTCCCAACGGAGACCGAGGTTGACAGTCAGCCGTGGAGTGATTTTGATGTCGTCCTGAATGTAAGGCGAGTAATCGATATTGCGCAGTTTCAGTTCTTGCGAGTTGCTGCGCAACGCGTTGTCGGGCAGACCAAGCAGGAAGCTCGCGAACGGATTGCCGAAGGTTTTGAAATTGGCATCACCAGGATCGTGAATCGACGTCTGGTGATTGCTGAAGTTGAACTGGCCGCCGGCTGTCTGTTCTTCGTTGTCGTCCTGGAAGGAACGTCGGATCTCGCCACCGATGTTGAAGGTGTGTCGGCCCTTCGTCCAGAGCCAGTTGTTCACGAAATCGAGACCGAGCTTCCGATTGACCGATCCAGTATTTGAACCGCTCGTTCCCCAGCTTGTATAACCCTGGCCTCCGCCGAAATTGATGTTGGGAGAGATAATGCTTTGCTGCACCACCGGCGAGTTGATGCCAGTCAGATGGTTGAACTGATTATTGATTTCACCTACCCAGCCAAATCCGGCGGTCATCACCACCTTGTCTGTCAGGGAATTGCTATAGCTCAACAGGAACACGCTGCCGATATTGGGGTAGAACCGCTGGCTGCTCAGTGGATTCGGTGCCAGCACGAACGGCGAGTGATCAAAGCCCGAGTTGTTGAAGGTATTACGCCACTGCGTGTAGTGAATGCTCTGCTTGTCGTTGATCTTGTGATCAACTACGAAGCCCCAAACGTGCTGGATGTTTGGAATAGCATTCGGCGCCGCGTTTCTTATTGTTATTCAGGTTGTAGGTACCGCTTCCCGCACGATCGGGGTCCGGCAGGTACTGCAACATGCTGACTGACGCCGGGCTGAAGCGTGCTGTCGGGATGATGTTGGTGTCACAGGACGGGGTGCTGGCATATTGGGCGGCGCTCGCGCATCCAAACGGCGCCCCCGTGATGGGATCATAGATGGGGATCAATTTGCCCGTGGTCGTGTCGATCAGGTCGCCGAAGTTGCCGGCCTTCTCCTGCACGGTCGCGACCGTCGAAAGATCCTGATCCTGCAGATTCTGCTTGAACCACTCCTGGCTATAGAGGCCGAAGGTGCGATCATGCGCGTTGTACAACTTCGGGATTGAAAGCGGTCCGCCCACTGTAAAGCCGTAGTTGTTCTCGTGATCCAAAGGGGACTTACCACTGCCGCCCTGCGCCTTGCTGTTGTAAAAGCCGACAGAATCGAAGAAATTATTGCGGTTAATCTCAAAGAGATTGCCGTGGTACTGGTTCGTGCCGGACTTGGTCTGGTACGTGAGGGCGCCCTGGCCAAGACCGAACTGCGCGGAGAAGGTAGTGCGCTCCACACGTACTTCGCCGACCAGATCGTAGGGCGGGTTGTAATTGACGGTGTACCCTTCCGTCTCCGACTGCGGTACCGGGATGCCGTTGTAGATAATCTCCTGCGAGAAGTCCACGCCACCGCTTACGCGATGCGAGAAGCTGTTGCCCGTGGTTCCTGGCGAGAGGAACTGCAGGTTGTCGATCTGGCGACCGCGGCCTGATACCTCGACCGGCAGGTCGTCCGTGATTTCCGGATCGATTGTCGTTCCGATTTGCGGCTGTGTCGTGTTCAGTGTGAGTTGATTGGCCGTGACCTCGACGGTCTCAGACGCCGATCCATTTTGCAGGGAAAAATCCACCGTGCCGACTGTGCTGACCTGCACCGGAATACCGGTCTTGACGATCTTCTGGAATCCGGGAGCCGCAATTTCCACGTTGTAGTTTCCCGGAACCAGTCCGCGCACCGTGTAGGTGCCCGCGCTGCTGGTCACCAGCTTTTGCGATACGTTGGTGGCCTGATTGGTGACGGTTACGGCTGCGCCGGGAACCACCGCACCGGCGTTGTCGGTTACGGTGCCCGTTAGGCCCGCGTCGGCTTGCGCGAAGAGGCTTGGACTCGCGACAAAAAGCGTGCTGGCCACGCATGCAGAGAGAATTGGGGATGTCCAGCGTGAGCGTGGACGGAGTGGAAACGTTTGCATTTGGTCTCCAGAAAATGCTGCGAAGAGCGCTCTAAGGTGCTTCGGTGTATGGAGGTAGATCGCGACTCAGTGTCGAGGGTGTTCCCTCAGCGACTTCGGACCCGATCAAAGGCTGGCCTATGGATCGGCCAAAAACTAATGCCTTCGATGGAGGCGTGTCAACAAGTTTTCTTGTAACCAAATGCCGAAACAATGAGGCCGTCGTGCAAAGCTTTGCGCGCACAAAAGGCCGGGCGCACAGCGGTGAAGCGCCCCGCCGAACTGGCTGGACGCGCTTCACCGACGCACGCGCTTATGGGCGTTTGTAAGTAATCCGCACCGTCTGAATCTGGTACGGTTCGACCGGCACCTCAACTGCGTTGCCGGATACGTTCAATGCACCGCCTTCAGGACGCTCCATCAGATTGGCCACAGTTGCGCCCGTTGCGCCGCTTGGCAGCATTACTCGCACCATGCCGCGCTCGCCGGCCCACTCGTACATGCGAACGATCAGAGCATCGCCGTCCTCGGCCTTCTTCACTGCCGTGACGGTCACGTTCTTCGCATCCACAGCCACGAATGAATGCTCCGATTTCCAGTCACCTTCGTGCCGGTCCACCTGCATGGCGCGCAGGCCGTAGTTGAACTCGTAGCCGTGCTCCACACTACCGGCCTCCTTCCACGTTCCGGCGTGGGGAAACAATGCATAGCTGAACTGGTGGCGCTCGCGATCAGCGTCCGGATCAGGCCAAGTGGGCGAACGCAGCAGCGTGAGCCGTAACTGGTTCCCCACTGCGTCGTAGCCGTACTTGGAGTTGTTGATCAGGCTGAACCCATGCTTGCCGTCGCCCAGGTCCGCCCACCTCATTGCAGGCACTTCGAACTGCGCCTTCTCGAAGCTGTTATTGCGAGTGGTGGGCCGCTCGATAGTTCCATACGGAATCTCGTAGGTCGCAGCCGGGCCCGTTGCTGCCAGCGGAAATGCTGCCTTCAACAGCACATGGGTCTCGTGCCAATCGATGTCGTTCTTCACGACGGCATGA contains:
- a CDS encoding carboxypeptidase-like regulatory domain-containing protein, translating into MASTLFVASPSLFAQADAGLTGTVTDNAGAVVPGAAVTVTNQATNVSQKLVTSSAGTYTVRGLVPGNYNVEIAAPGFQKIVKTGIPVQVSTVGTVDFSLQNGSASETVEVTANQLTLNTTQPQIGTTIDPEITDDLPVEVSGRGRQIDNLQFLSPGTTGNSFSHRVSGGVDFSQEIIYNGIPVPQSETEGYTVNYNPPYDLVGEVRVERTTFSAQFGLGQGALTYQTKSGTNQYHGNLFEINRNNFFDSVGFYNSKAQGGSGKSPLDHENNYGFTVGGPLSIPKLYNAHDRTFGLYSQEWFKQNLQDQDLSTVATVQEKAGNFGDLIDTTTGKLIPIYDPITGAPFGCASAAQYASTPSCDTNIIPTARFSPASVSMLQYLPDPDRAGSGTYNLNNNKKRGAECYSKHPARLGLRS
- a CDS encoding TonB-dependent receptor domain-containing protein, which gives rise to MTIRNAAPNAIPNIQHVWGFVVDHKINDKQSIHYTQWRNTFNNSGFDHSPFVLAPNPLSSQRFYPNIGSVFLLSYSNSLTDKVVMTAGFGWVGEINNQFNHLTGINSPVVQQSIISPNINFGGGQGYTSWGTSGSNTGSVNRKLGLDFVNNWLWTKGRHTFNIGGEIRRSFQDDNEEQTAGGQFNFSNHQTSIHDPGDANFKTFGNPFASFLLGLPDNALRSNSQELKLRNIDYSPYIQDDIKITPRLTVNLGLRWDIQVPFTEVHQNVVYFDANVQNPSAVNLGGQPLFGAVSRLGYNGQPSRVGTHFGHFGPRLGFAYKLNDKTVVQGGFSLAFLNGGAYEYGTNKVAVNYGNLLVGSFVRGTTNSYTSSYGQWDGNPLPNPQATPYNPSLGNGQNVNALNTSTDGFAPYSQQWNVNVQRQLPFRTFLTASWVGNRVIHLPSNLNPIDQLDPKYLALGAKLADVFQPGQTQLDGVNLPYGNFVKDFGGSATVAQALRPYPQFNNIMNNFEGFGTAYYQSLQVEVDKHLSNGLSFLVGYTLSRSLDNASSGFSSFVNGGINKYDQRPEWSISGADEPNTLKVSGTYELPLGPGKPFLNNKGVTGQLTGGWKIGWILDYEQGTPFGVVDGSSPLNGFNRPNRNASVPLKTASYDLVKKFLIGGKQGSAPQIFNPAAFTSTGSQYVIGTAKRNYSELRSPNYYNEAASLEKSFFLTERYRFTLKMDYFNLLNRTYLAGGTNTDLSNGSFGLFNPSTNTNNRQGQITGKFTF